In Procambarus clarkii isolate CNS0578487 chromosome 30, FALCON_Pclarkii_2.0, whole genome shotgun sequence, the DNA window tgttgagccacatggtgacgctgggtgtgttgagccacatggtgacgctgggtgtgttgagccacatggtgacactgggtgtgttgagccacatggtgacactgggtgtgttgagccacatggtgacactgggtgtgttgagccacatggtgacactgggtgtgttgagccacatggtgatggtgggtgtgttgagccacatggtgacactgggtgtgttgagccacatggtgacgctgggtgtgttgagccacatggtgacgctgggtgtgttgagccacatggtgacactgggtgtgttgagcccattggtgacactgggtgtgttgagccacatggtgacactgggtgtgttgagccacatggtgacactgggtgtgttgagccacatggtgacactgggtgtgttgagccacatggtgacactgggtgtgttgagccacatggtgacactgggtgtgttgagccacatggtgacactgggtgtggtgagccacatggtgacactgggtgtgttgagccaccacatggtgacactgggtatgttgagccacatggtgacactgggtgtgttgagccaccacatggtgacactgggtgtattgagccacatggtgacactgggtgtgttgaaccaccacatggtgacactgggtgtgttgagccacatggtgacactgggtgtgttgaaccaccacatggtgacactgggtgtgttgagccacatggtgacactgggtgtgttgaaccaccacatggtgacactgggagtgttgagccacatggtgacacggTGTGGTGAGCCACAATGGACGACCTCCTACCACACCGACATAAAAGACGACCATGTTCTCGTTTGCTCTGACTGTATATACTCAGACTGTATGCTAAAACTGTTTATATTCAGATATATTGTTATGTATGACCGCTCGCCAGCCGTGTCCTGTcctgtctcactgtctctctgtcgTCATCCCTGCGGGTGGCTCCGCCTCTCTTCTTCCTGGTTTCACTCCTCTCCTGTGCGTAGCTCTTCATTCCAACGCGTAGCTCTTTATACCTTTTCGTAGCAACGCACCACAAACCAGTATAAAACAGCTAAACTACCAACCAACGTCACCGACGAGGCACCAACTAAGGAGAAACTGGCGCTCCAAGGACCAGGGCCAAACTAATCACCCACAAAGCCACCGTTAGTGAGGAAACAGTCGCGTGGAAGACCTCACAAGACTGGCGAGAACTTAAACACGATTTACGACCAAACTTCCTCCAGCTGACACAGTGCCATTGGCAGTGATATGTGGCACTTGTGCCTGTGTGGGAGCTGGCACTTGTGCCGGTGTGGGAGCTGGCACTTGAGTCAGTGTGGGAGCTGGCACTTGAGTCAGTGTGGTAGCTGACACTTGTGACGGTGTGGGAGCTGACACTTGAGTCAGTGTGGGAGCTGGCACTTGAGTCAGTGTGGGAGCTGACACTTGAGTCAGTGTGGTAGCTGACACTTGGGTCAGTGTGGTAGCTGACACTTGGGTCAGTGTGGTAGCTGACACTTGAGTCAGTGTGGTAGCTGACACTTGAGTCAGTGTGGGAGCTGACACTTGTGACGGTGTGAGAGCTGGCACTTGTGACGGTGTGAGAGCTGGCACTTGTGACGGTGTGAGAGCTGACACTTGAGTCAGTGTGGGAGCTGGCACTTGAGTCAGTGTGGGAGCTGACACTTGAGTCAGTGTGGTAGCTGACACTTGTGACGGTGTGGGAGCTGACACTTGAGTCAGTGTGGGAGCTGACACTTGAGTCAGTGTGGTAGCTGACACTTGTGACGGTGTGGGAGCTGACACTTGAGTCAGTGTGGGAGCTGATACTTGAGTCAGTGTGGGAGCTGACACTTGAGTCAGTGTGGGAGCTGACACTTGAGTCAGTGTGGTAGCTGACACTTGTGACGGTGTGGGAGCTGATACTTGAGTCAGTGTGGGAGCTGACACTTGAGTCAGTGTGGGAGCTGACACTTGAGTCAGTGTGGGAGCTGACACTTGAGTCAGTGTGGGAGCTGCCACTTGAGACGGTGTGGGAGCTGGCACTTGAGTCAGTGTTGGAGCTGACACTTGAGTCAGTGTGGGAGCTGACACTTGAGTCAGTGTGGGAGCTGACACTTGAGTCAGTGTGGTAGCTGACACTTGAGTCAGTGTGGTAGCTGACACTTGAGTCAGTGTGGTAGCTGACACTTGAGACGGTGTGGGAGCTGACACTTGAGTCAGTGTGGTAGCTGACACTTGAGTCAGTGTGGTAGCTGACACTTGAGTCAGTGTGGTAGCTGACACTTGAGTCAGTGTGGTAGCTGACACTTGAGTCAGTGTGGGAGCTGGCACTTGAGTCAGTGTGGTAGCTGACACTTGAGTCAGTGTGGTAGCTGACACTTGAGTCAGTGTGGTAGCTGACACTTGAGTCAGTGTGGGAGCTGACACTTGAGTCAGTGTGGGAGCTGACACTTGAGTCAGTGTGGGAGCTGACACTTGAGTCAGTGTGGTAGCTGACACTTGAGTCAGTGTGGGAGCTGGCACTTGTGACGGTGTGAGAGCTGACACTTGAGTCAGTGTGGGAGCTGGCACTTGTGACGGTGTGAGAGCTGGCACTTGTGACGGTGTGAGAGCTGACACTTGAGTCAGTGTGGGAGCTGACACTTGAGTCAGTGTGGGAGCTGACACTTGAGTCAGTGTGGGAGCTGGCACTTGTGACGGTGTGAGAGCTGACACTTGAGTCAGTGTGGGAGCTGGCACTTGTGACGGTGTGGGAGCTGACACTTCAGTCAGTGTGGGAGCTGGCACTTGAGTCAGTGTGGGAGCTGACACTTGAGTCAGTGTGGGAGCTGACACTTGAGTCAGTGTGGGAGCTGGCACTTGTGACGGTGTGAGAGCTGACACTTGAGTCAGTGTGGGAGCTGGCACTTGTGACGGTGTGAGAGCTGGCACTTGTGACGGTGTGAGAGCTGACACTTGAGTCAGTGTGGGAGCTGACACTTGAGTCAGTGTGGGAGCTGACACTTGAGTCAGTGTGGTAGCTGACACTTGTGACGGTGTGGGAGCTGACACTTGAGTCAGTGTGGGAGCTGACACTTGAGTCAGTGTGGTAGCTGACACTTGTGACGGTGTGGGAGCTGACACTTGAGTCAGTGTGGGAGCTGATACTTGAGTCAGTGTGGGAGCTGACACTTGAGTCAGTGTGGTAGCTGACACTTGAGTCAGTGTGGTAGCTGACACTTGTGACGGTGTGGGAGCTGACACTTGAGTCAGTGTGGGAGCTGACACTTGAGTCAGTGTGGGAGCTGACACTTGAGTCAGTGTGGGAGCTGACACTTAAGTCAGTGTGGGAGCTGCCACTTGAGTCAGTGTGGGAGCTGACACTTGAGTCAGTGTGGTAGCTGACACTTGAGTCAGTGTGGTAGCTGACACTTGAGTCAGTGTGGTAGCTGACACTTGAGTCAGTGTGGTAGCTGACACTTGAGTCAGTGTGGTAGCTGACACTTGAGTCAGTGTGGTAGCTGACACTTGAGTCAGTGTGGTAGCTGACACTTGAGTCAGTGTGGTAGCTGACACTTGAGTCAGTGTGGTAGCTGACACTTGAGTCAGTGTGGTAG includes these proteins:
- the LOC138370008 gene encoding streptococcal hemagglutinin-like, giving the protein MLHLWALLAVSSVSYHTDSSVSYHTGSSVRYHTDSSVSYHTDSSVSSHTGSSVSSHNDSSVSYHTDSSVSSHNDSSVSYHTDSSVSYHTDSSVSYHTDSSVSSHTDSSVSYHTDSSVSYHTDSSVSYHTDSSVSYHTGSSVRYHTDSSVSYHTDSSVSSHTGSSVSSHNDSSVSYHTDSSVSSHNDSSVSYHTDSSVSYHTDSSVSYHTDSSVSSHTDSSVSYHTDSSVSYHTDSSVSYHTDSSASSHTDSSVSYHTDSSVSYHTDSSVSSHTGSSVSSHTDSSVSSHTPSQVSATTLTQVSTTTPAQVSATTLTQVSALTPAQVSAPTLTQVVSSHTVTSASSHTDSSVSSHTVTSASSHTDSSVSSHTDSSVSSHTDSSVSSHTVTSASSHTVTSASSHTDSSVSSHTVTSASSHTDSSVSYHTDSSVSSHTDSSVSSHTDSSVSSHTDSSVSYHTDSSVSYHTDSSVSYHTDSSASSHTDSSVSYHTDSSVSYHTDSSVSYHTDSSVSYHTDSSVSSHTVSSVSYHTDSSVSYHTDSSVSYHTDSSVSSHTDSSVSSHTDSSVSSNTDSSASSHTVSSGSSHTDSSVSSHTDSSVSSHTDSSVSSHTDSSISSHTVTSVSYHTDSSVSSHTDSSVSSHTDSSISSHTDSSVSSHTVTSVSYHTDSSVSSHTDSSVSSHTVTSVSYHTDSSVSSHTDSSASSHTDSSVSSHTVTSASSHTVTSASSHTVTSVSSHTDSSVSYHTDSSVSYHTDPSVSYHTDPSVSYHTDSSVSSHTDSSASSHTDSSVSSHTVTSVSYHTDSSASSHTDSSASSHTGTSASSHTGTSATYHCQWHCVSWRKFGRKSCLSSRQSCEVFHATVSSLTVALWVISLALVLGAPVSP